A window of the Virgibacillus pantothenticus genome harbors these coding sequences:
- a CDS encoding RDD family protein, translating to MSELTATEAPELVTDTRKYAGFWMRFWAYLIDLIVVFSINGILLTPFKFINDGEVVDVGYWTLTGIIASIVFYLYFLLMTKKFSQTLGKMILGIKVVRADGEPLRWSDLIFREVIGRFFHRAFDILVLLYIVVAFSNEKQGIHDMVSNTRVVFVE from the coding sequence ATGAGTGAGCTTACTGCTACAGAAGCGCCTGAACTGGTGACAGATACGAGAAAATATGCTGGATTCTGGATGCGATTTTGGGCGTATCTGATTGATTTAATTGTTGTATTTAGCATTAACGGCATTCTTTTAACCCCGTTTAAATTCATCAACGATGGAGAAGTGGTGGATGTTGGCTATTGGACGTTAACGGGGATTATTGCATCGATTGTTTTTTACCTGTATTTCTTATTGATGACAAAAAAGTTTAGCCAAACTTTAGGGAAAATGATTTTAGGCATTAAAGTTGTGCGAGCGGATGGAGAGCCCTTAAGATGGAGTGATTTAATTTTCCGAGAAGTAATTGGACGATTTTTCCATCGTGCGTTTGATATTTTGGTGCTTTTGTATATCGTTGTTGCTTTTTCCAATGAAAAACAGGGTATTCATGATATGGTTAGTAATACGAGAGTCGTGTTCGTTGAATAA
- a CDS encoding cytochrome ubiquinol oxidase subunit I — translation MMDLDPVLMSRLLTTITLVFHIIFATLGVGVPLMISIAEFIGIKKKDPHYIMLARRWARGFVIPVAIGVVTGTAIGLQLSLLWPEFMQAGGHVISLPLFMEVFAFFFEAIFLGIYMYTWDRFKNQMMHWWLSLPIIIGGALSAFFITTVNAFMNTPEGFKMGSDGFEAINPLETMFNPATPTKVFHVLASAYLTVAAILAAIAAFGLLRKKTKTYHKKALKLTVTLTFIFAIFTAIAGDLSAKFLAEYQPEKLAAAEWHFETEKNADLILFGWLNEDNEPEGVIRFPGLLSFLAFNDFNGEVIGLEEFPEEERPPLWIHYMFDLMVVIGFFLLGISFLYLLLSKLKRWNENNKWMLWMLVLSGPLAMLAIEFGWIYAEEGRQPWILRGYMTVEDAATTSPYVGWMFVLFLLLYIGLGVFGAVVLRKVFKNNPVEEELEKKYPTIEKGDQS, via the coding sequence ATGATGGATTTGGATCCAGTGTTAATGAGTCGATTGCTAACAACAATCACTTTAGTATTTCACATTATTTTTGCAACTTTAGGTGTCGGGGTCCCATTAATGATTTCCATCGCAGAATTTATCGGGATAAAGAAAAAAGATCCGCATTATATAATGCTTGCAAGAAGATGGGCTCGGGGATTTGTTATTCCGGTAGCGATTGGGGTAGTAACAGGAACTGCGATTGGATTGCAGTTATCTTTGTTATGGCCCGAATTTATGCAGGCCGGAGGGCATGTAATTAGCTTGCCGTTATTTATGGAAGTATTTGCTTTCTTCTTTGAAGCTATTTTCTTAGGAATATATATGTATACTTGGGATCGATTCAAAAACCAAATGATGCACTGGTGGTTATCATTACCGATCATTATTGGCGGTGCACTTTCTGCTTTCTTTATCACAACTGTTAATGCGTTTATGAATACACCGGAAGGCTTCAAAATGGGGAGCGATGGGTTTGAGGCAATAAATCCATTGGAAACGATGTTTAACCCAGCGACACCGACAAAAGTTTTTCACGTGTTAGCTTCTGCTTATTTAACAGTAGCAGCCATTTTAGCAGCCATTGCCGCGTTTGGATTATTACGGAAAAAAACAAAAACATATCATAAGAAGGCATTAAAGCTAACCGTTACGTTAACATTTATTTTTGCGATTTTTACAGCAATAGCTGGTGACTTGTCAGCTAAATTTCTCGCAGAATATCAACCGGAAAAATTGGCAGCAGCTGAATGGCATTTTGAAACAGAAAAAAATGCTGATTTAATATTATTTGGCTGGTTAAACGAGGACAATGAGCCAGAAGGTGTTATCCGTTTCCCAGGTCTACTTAGCTTTTTAGCTTTTAATGATTTTAATGGAGAAGTTATTGGTTTAGAGGAGTTTCCGGAAGAGGAACGTCCTCCACTATGGATTCACTATATGTTTGATTTAATGGTCGTTATTGGCTTTTTCCTGCTAGGTATTTCATTCCTGTATCTTCTCTTATCGAAACTAAAACGGTGGAATGAAAATAACAAATGGATGCTTTGGATGCTTGTTTTAAGTGGGCCTTTAGCTATGCTGGCGATTGAATTTGGTTGGATTTACGCGGAAGAAGGAAGACAGCCTTGGATCTTGCGTGGATATATGACAGTGGAAGATGCAGCAACGACGTCACCATATGTAGGTTGGATGTTTGTGTTGTTTTTACTCCTTTATATTGGACTTGGGGTTTTCGGGGCTGTGGTGCTTCGCAAAGTGTTTAAAAATAATCCAGTAGAGGAAGAGCTGGAGAAAAAATATCCGACCATCGAAAAGGGTGATCAATCATGA
- the pdxK gene encoding pyridoxine/pyridoxal/pyridoxamine kinase, which produces MTMKKTLTLAGSDSSGGAGIQADLKTFQEHDVYGMTALTSIVTMNPDGWSHHVSPIDVSIVEKQLDTILSVGVDAMKTGMLGSVDIIELGAKKIEAYHLSNYVLDPVMVCKGDDEVLQPENTDAMRELLLPHAVITTPNLFEAGQLAQTGPIRTLDDMKQAAVKIHELGAKHVVIKGGKAFYHEKAIDLFYDGQEFTVLEEDKINTSYNHGAGCTFAAAITANLAKGRSVKDSVTAAKNFVTAAIKHGWKLNEYVGPVRHGAYNKYTN; this is translated from the coding sequence ATGACGATGAAAAAAACTTTAACACTTGCAGGGTCTGATTCTAGCGGTGGCGCTGGTATTCAGGCTGATTTAAAAACATTTCAAGAGCATGATGTATATGGCATGACGGCTCTCACTTCTATTGTTACGATGAACCCAGATGGATGGAGTCACCATGTCTCTCCGATCGATGTATCGATCGTTGAAAAGCAATTGGATACCATTTTATCTGTAGGTGTCGATGCGATGAAAACCGGAATGCTAGGTTCTGTTGATATTATAGAATTGGGTGCTAAAAAAATCGAAGCCTACCATTTATCAAACTACGTTCTCGACCCGGTCATGGTCTGTAAAGGTGACGACGAAGTTCTACAGCCAGAAAACACAGATGCCATGCGTGAATTATTGCTTCCACACGCCGTCATTACCACTCCAAACCTGTTTGAAGCTGGTCAGCTAGCACAAACCGGCCCAATTAGAACGTTAGACGACATGAAACAAGCAGCTGTAAAAATTCATGAATTAGGCGCTAAACATGTTGTAATTAAAGGCGGAAAAGCCTTTTATCACGAGAAAGCCATCGATCTTTTTTATGACGGTCAAGAATTTACAGTATTAGAAGAAGATAAAATAAATACAAGCTATAACCACGGTGCCGGCTGTACTTTCGCTGCTGCTATTACAGCTAATTTAGCAAAGGGGCGTTCCGTCAAAGATTCCGTGACAGCTGCAAAAAATTTCGTAACAGCAGCAATCAAGCATGGCTGGAAATTGAATGAATATGTAGGTCCTGTAAGACATGGAGCTTATAATAAGTATACCAACTAA
- the sppA gene encoding signal peptide peptidase SppA has protein sequence MNSKRWFAILVAVVLLVASIGFRFVSSLATTNFAEMFAFQDNKFEEEVIEEGVGEKIAVLELNGIIQDTAPTPLVNTTSYNHKRFLEMLNEAGEDTSVDGIILHVNTPGGGVVESAEIHDKIVEIQEEYEKPIYVSMGNTAASGGYYISAPANKVVAHPATLTGSIGVIMEGYDLSELADKWGIDFNTIKSGKYKDIMSFSREMTGEEREILQTMVDDMYADFVDVIVEGREMSESKVRELGDGRVYTGSQAKENGLVDELGSLDDTIAYMTEDYDFSDVEVVKYNYSASLDEFFGMSVQSMFTNEAEFLGIMDMVRESNAPRAMYLYSN, from the coding sequence GTGAATTCAAAACGCTGGTTTGCCATTCTTGTAGCTGTGGTTTTATTAGTTGCTTCGATCGGATTTCGATTTGTTAGCAGTTTAGCAACTACTAATTTTGCAGAAATGTTTGCTTTTCAGGATAATAAATTTGAAGAAGAAGTGATCGAAGAAGGAGTAGGTGAAAAAATTGCAGTTTTAGAACTTAACGGGATTATTCAAGATACTGCACCAACTCCATTAGTGAATACAACCTCGTACAACCATAAACGCTTTTTGGAAATGCTAAATGAAGCGGGAGAGGATACATCCGTCGATGGTATTATTCTTCACGTAAACACTCCAGGTGGCGGGGTCGTGGAAAGTGCTGAAATCCATGATAAAATTGTAGAAATTCAAGAAGAATATGAAAAGCCAATTTATGTTTCAATGGGTAATACGGCAGCCTCTGGAGGATATTACATATCAGCCCCAGCTAATAAAGTAGTCGCTCATCCTGCAACTTTAACCGGTTCAATTGGTGTAATTATGGAAGGCTATGATCTGTCTGAACTAGCAGACAAATGGGGGATTGATTTTAATACGATTAAAAGCGGAAAATATAAAGATATTATGTCATTTTCTCGGGAAATGACAGGAGAAGAGAGAGAAATTCTACAAACGATGGTTGACGATATGTACGCAGATTTTGTAGATGTTATTGTTGAAGGACGGGAAATGTCTGAATCCAAAGTAAGGGAATTAGGAGATGGCCGTGTCTATACTGGTAGCCAAGCAAAGGAAAATGGTTTAGTAGACGAGTTAGGTTCGTTAGATGATACGATTGCTTATATGACAGAGGATTACGATTTTAGCGATGTGGAAGTTGTGAAATACAATTATTCTGCTAGTCTTGATGAATTTTTTGGCATGTCAGTGCAATCTATGTTTACAAATGAAGCAGAGTTTCTCGGTATTATGGACATGGTTCGTGAATCGAACGCGCCACGTGCAATGTATTTATATTCCAATTAA
- the helD gene encoding RNA polymerase recycling motor HelD — MTQMHQDFPYEQRRVDHIHEEIKQKELKIAAKTSHLKQDVIELRKTFWDDVTVNLDEPDDVIETEASIKQQAELLTQKETIHGSLAKELRTLNRLKDNPYFGRIDFTEDGEEKESIYIGIASLMDSAEDNFLIYDWRAPISSLYYDYALGSASYQTLDGDVSGEISLKRQFIIRNGVIKAMFDTGLTIGDQLLQEALGNNASTTMKSIVATIQKEQNKIIRNEKSKLLVVQGVAGSGKTSAALQRIAYLMYRYRKQLNPENVMLFSPNPLFSSYIRNVLPELGEENVRQTTFYYFVEEKTGEEFSIESPFTQMEYMLTNKGTTDGQIRMQGIAYKSSLAFKEVIDNYVACLYISGVCFKPVVFRNQVIISNEAIANYFYSLDSSVSLFNRMELVANWLLKELALIQKREVSKDWVEEKIELLDKEAYAKAYYKAQKQAAGSVVDEEMILRKAVVSKMFARIKKRIKQYAFVDVPKTFAQLFKHQEQQKDLPTEWNDIAAQTIKNIQSNILGWEDAAPYAYFKGKLLGDMADRSVRYLVIDEAQDFSAFQFAYIKELFPHTRMTLLGDVNQAIYNPISKQNPLLLDEKNDVERITLTKSYRPTKQLVQFTRHFAPGKDVIEPFEREGNKPKLVDVKEENQLVEVLINEVQELFQKGYETIALVTKSIQESKQLYKTLKGKIDCILVDEETYTFTKGILIIPVYLAKGIEFDAVVIPDATNKHYTKEDQILFYTACTRAMHELSIMVTGEPTAFIKETPKNTYQMTEI, encoded by the coding sequence ATGACTCAAATGCACCAGGATTTTCCTTATGAACAACGACGTGTAGACCATATTCACGAGGAAATAAAGCAAAAAGAGTTAAAAATAGCGGCTAAAACATCGCACTTGAAACAAGACGTCATTGAATTGCGAAAAACGTTTTGGGATGACGTGACTGTAAATTTGGATGAGCCTGACGATGTGATTGAAACAGAAGCAAGCATTAAACAGCAAGCAGAGTTATTGACGCAAAAAGAAACCATTCATGGCAGTTTAGCGAAAGAATTAAGGACATTAAATAGACTTAAAGACAATCCTTATTTTGGTCGAATTGATTTTACAGAAGATGGTGAAGAAAAAGAGTCTATTTATATTGGCATTGCTTCGTTAATGGATAGCGCCGAAGATAATTTTCTTATCTATGATTGGAGAGCCCCAATATCAAGTCTTTACTATGACTATGCATTAGGCAGTGCGAGCTATCAAACGTTAGATGGAGACGTCTCTGGAGAAATATCGTTGAAGCGACAATTTATTATTCGTAATGGAGTAATAAAAGCAATGTTTGATACAGGACTTACAATTGGTGATCAATTGCTACAAGAAGCTCTAGGTAATAATGCAAGTACGACGATGAAAAGTATTGTCGCAACGATTCAAAAAGAGCAGAATAAAATCATTCGTAACGAAAAGAGCAAATTATTAGTAGTGCAAGGGGTAGCGGGTAGTGGGAAAACTTCTGCCGCATTACAAAGGATCGCTTATTTGATGTATCGTTATCGGAAGCAATTAAATCCGGAAAATGTCATGCTATTTTCGCCAAATCCTTTATTTTCAAGCTATATCCGTAATGTGTTACCTGAACTTGGTGAGGAGAATGTAAGACAAACTACTTTTTACTACTTTGTGGAAGAAAAAACAGGAGAAGAATTTTCAATTGAATCCCCTTTTACACAAATGGAGTATATGCTGACAAATAAAGGAACAACAGATGGTCAAATTCGTATGCAAGGGATTGCCTATAAATCTTCGCTCGCATTTAAGGAAGTGATCGATAATTATGTTGCTTGTTTATATATTTCCGGGGTTTGTTTTAAACCTGTTGTGTTTCGCAACCAAGTTATTATTTCGAACGAGGCAATCGCTAATTATTTTTACTCGTTGGATTCTTCCGTTTCTTTATTCAATCGGATGGAACTAGTCGCAAACTGGCTGTTGAAGGAACTAGCTTTGATTCAAAAGCGGGAAGTTTCGAAGGATTGGGTAGAAGAAAAAATAGAATTGTTGGATAAAGAAGCCTATGCGAAGGCGTATTATAAGGCACAAAAGCAAGCTGCTGGAAGCGTAGTGGACGAAGAGATGATTTTAAGAAAAGCCGTTGTGAGTAAAATGTTTGCTCGTATCAAGAAGCGAATAAAACAGTATGCGTTTGTCGATGTTCCAAAAACATTTGCACAATTGTTTAAGCATCAGGAACAACAAAAGGATCTGCCAACGGAATGGAATGATATTGCTGCACAAACGATAAAAAATATTCAGTCCAATATCTTGGGGTGGGAAGACGCAGCGCCATATGCGTACTTTAAAGGCAAACTGCTTGGAGATATGGCGGATCGTTCCGTGCGCTATTTAGTAATAGATGAGGCACAGGATTTTTCCGCTTTTCAATTTGCCTATATTAAGGAGTTGTTTCCACATACGAGAATGACGCTATTAGGGGATGTGAATCAAGCTATTTATAATCCCATATCTAAACAAAATCCATTACTTTTAGATGAAAAAAATGATGTGGAGCGAATTACATTAACGAAAAGCTATCGTCCTACGAAACAGCTTGTCCAATTTACAAGGCATTTCGCCCCTGGTAAAGATGTTATTGAGCCGTTTGAACGAGAAGGAAACAAACCAAAGCTTGTTGATGTAAAAGAAGAAAATCAGCTTGTAGAAGTGCTAATTAATGAGGTACAAGAACTGTTTCAAAAAGGATATGAAACGATAGCGCTCGTTACGAAATCGATACAGGAAAGTAAACAATTATATAAGACATTAAAAGGAAAGATAGATTGTATATTAGTTGATGAAGAGACATACACGTTTACAAAAGGGATTTTAATCATTCCGGTGTATTTAGCAAAAGGCATTGAATTTGATGCGGTAGTTATTCCAGATGCAACAAACAAGCATTATACAAAGGAAGATCAAATCTTATTTTATACAGCTTGTACGCGAGCAATGCATGAATTATCGATAATGGTTACAGGTGAGCCAACCGCCTTTATAAAGGAAACGCCTAAAAACACGTATCAAATGACCGAGATTTAG
- the ileS gene encoding isoleucine--tRNA ligase codes for MEDNNLKETVHEREKRVKEWWKKQDIFPKSIDQREGKDTFVFYEGPPTANGLPHAGHVLGRVIKDFVARYKTMQGFQVLRKAGWDTHGLPVELGVEKKLGISGKQEIEKYGVEKFIKACKDSVFDYEKQWRRFTEAIGYWVDMDDPYVTLENNYIESVWYILSTIHEKGLLYRGHRVTPYCPSCQTSLSSHEVAQGYKNVKDLSVTVKFHIAGTENEFFLGWTTTPWTLPGNIALAVHPEIDYVKVKWNQSVYIVAANRLKAIFKEDYKVLSQHKGKEFVGLSYQPPFPMFNVKRGYQVIAASFVTDDSGTGIVHVAPAYGEDDYHAVKQNELDFIHVVDQAGRYTEDMPSLRGQLAKQSDVAIIKMLVEKDLLFAKEKYEHSYPHCWRCDSPLLYYAMEGWFIRTTAIKDTILKNNEMIEWHPEHMKHGRFGKFLENMVDWNLGRNRYWGTPLNVWICKDCGHQVVPNSIKQLKAYAKGDFPKQLELHKPYVDKIVLNCPNCQGDMHRTKEVIDVWFDSGSMPFAQYHYPFENKELFEKQFPADVIAEGVDQTRGWFYSLLTVASLFVGKPSYKRVLSLGHILDEDGKKMSKSKGNVIDPMQLVETYSADALRWALLADSAPWNNKHFSAKLVAQAKSKLVDRWQNVYAFYAMYAKIDQFNSQQHGKGKQTLLDKWILSRQQTVVNQVNCYLDDYDFTSAAKVLAELVDQVSNWYIRRSRDRFWSEGMEDEKLAAYHTLREVLLTTSKLLAPFIPFITEDIHVKLTGNSVHLADFPNSNETVIDEQLEQEMEGVLQVVELARHARNLSKIKTKQPLSSLTVIGNKEAVLYLRKYAAIIKDEINVKHVYLCDDIEDEVRYEVKLNFSTAGPKLGKRTGLVQKQLQQLSDQAIAGMVKGDRRLTLPSGETVQLDEEDLIVKQVTKKGLEIAGNESYTVLLDTVLTEELKQEGIARELIRAVQLYRKELHLPVDQRVSITFDGSDKVKTVITLYQELLETNLLLNGITFGEKPVMKTVQLNEEKIRIGIE; via the coding sequence GTGGAAGATAATAATTTGAAAGAAACCGTGCATGAACGGGAAAAACGAGTAAAAGAGTGGTGGAAAAAACAGGATATATTTCCGAAATCTATTGACCAAAGAGAAGGGAAGGACACGTTTGTTTTTTATGAAGGGCCTCCTACTGCAAATGGGTTACCGCATGCAGGGCATGTGCTTGGCAGAGTGATTAAAGACTTTGTAGCAAGGTACAAGACAATGCAAGGCTTTCAAGTTTTAAGAAAAGCGGGTTGGGATACACATGGCTTACCTGTAGAATTAGGTGTGGAGAAAAAACTCGGAATATCCGGAAAACAGGAGATAGAAAAGTATGGCGTAGAAAAATTTATCAAGGCTTGTAAAGATAGCGTATTTGATTATGAAAAACAGTGGCGAAGATTTACAGAAGCAATCGGCTATTGGGTGGATATGGATGATCCTTATGTAACGCTTGAAAATAATTATATAGAAAGTGTCTGGTATATTTTATCCACTATTCATGAGAAAGGTCTATTGTATCGAGGACATCGTGTAACTCCTTATTGCCCTAGCTGCCAAACATCATTAAGCTCCCATGAAGTTGCACAAGGGTATAAAAATGTAAAAGATCTATCAGTTACTGTAAAATTTCATATCGCAGGAACAGAAAATGAATTCTTTTTAGGCTGGACAACAACTCCTTGGACTTTGCCGGGAAATATTGCGCTTGCAGTACACCCTGAAATAGACTATGTCAAAGTCAAGTGGAATCAAAGTGTTTATATCGTAGCAGCGAACCGTTTAAAGGCGATCTTTAAAGAGGATTATAAAGTGCTAAGCCAACACAAAGGAAAGGAGTTTGTTGGTCTTTCCTATCAACCTCCTTTTCCCATGTTTAACGTAAAGCGAGGATATCAAGTTATCGCTGCATCATTTGTCACCGATGATAGTGGTACAGGGATAGTACATGTAGCCCCAGCTTATGGGGAGGATGACTATCATGCGGTGAAGCAGAATGAACTCGATTTTATTCATGTTGTTGATCAGGCTGGAAGATATACGGAAGACATGCCTTCTCTTAGAGGACAATTAGCAAAGCAGAGTGATGTTGCAATTATTAAAATGTTGGTTGAAAAAGACCTACTGTTTGCGAAGGAAAAATATGAGCATAGCTATCCGCATTGCTGGCGTTGTGATTCTCCACTGCTTTATTATGCAATGGAAGGCTGGTTTATTCGAACAACAGCTATCAAAGATACGATCTTAAAAAATAATGAAATGATTGAATGGCATCCAGAACATATGAAGCATGGTCGCTTCGGAAAGTTTCTTGAAAATATGGTCGATTGGAATTTAGGCAGAAATCGTTATTGGGGCACTCCGTTAAATGTATGGATTTGTAAAGACTGTGGTCATCAAGTAGTTCCAAATAGCATTAAACAGCTAAAAGCATATGCCAAAGGTGATTTTCCTAAACAGCTTGAGCTGCACAAACCTTATGTAGATAAAATTGTTCTCAACTGTCCGAACTGCCAAGGTGATATGCATCGAACAAAAGAGGTTATTGATGTCTGGTTTGATAGTGGCTCCATGCCGTTTGCACAATATCACTATCCCTTTGAGAATAAGGAGCTGTTTGAAAAGCAATTTCCAGCTGATGTAATTGCTGAAGGTGTAGATCAAACAAGAGGCTGGTTTTACAGTCTATTAACGGTTGCTTCCTTGTTTGTGGGAAAACCTTCTTATAAAAGAGTTCTTTCTTTAGGACATATTTTAGATGAAGACGGTAAAAAAATGTCCAAAAGCAAAGGGAATGTTATTGATCCAATGCAGCTAGTGGAAACGTATAGCGCAGACGCGCTCCGATGGGCTTTATTGGCCGATAGTGCACCATGGAATAATAAGCATTTCTCTGCAAAACTAGTTGCCCAAGCAAAATCAAAACTGGTTGACAGATGGCAAAATGTGTACGCTTTTTATGCCATGTATGCTAAGATTGATCAATTTAATTCACAACAGCATGGTAAAGGAAAGCAAACATTGTTGGATAAATGGATTTTGTCTCGGCAACAGACGGTAGTGAATCAGGTCAATTGCTATTTAGATGACTATGATTTTACTTCGGCTGCTAAAGTCTTAGCCGAGCTTGTAGATCAAGTAAGTAACTGGTATATCCGCCGTTCTCGTGACCGGTTTTGGAGTGAAGGAATGGAAGATGAAAAATTGGCTGCTTACCATACACTAAGAGAAGTATTACTAACAACTAGTAAGCTACTTGCGCCATTTATTCCATTCATTACAGAGGATATTCATGTAAAGCTTACTGGGAACAGTGTTCATTTAGCTGATTTTCCTAACTCTAATGAAACGGTTATAGATGAACAGCTTGAGCAGGAGATGGAAGGGGTTCTTCAAGTTGTAGAACTTGCACGGCATGCCCGCAACTTATCCAAAATCAAGACCAAGCAACCACTATCATCATTAACTGTTATAGGAAATAAGGAAGCTGTTCTGTATTTAAGAAAATATGCTGCCATTATCAAAGATGAAATCAATGTCAAACACGTCTATCTATGCGATGATATAGAAGATGAAGTGCGTTATGAAGTCAAATTGAACTTTTCTACAGCTGGCCCAAAATTAGGAAAGCGGACAGGACTTGTGCAAAAACAACTACAACAGTTGTCGGATCAAGCTATTGCTGGCATGGTAAAAGGGGATCGCAGATTAACTTTACCGTCAGGAGAAACGGTACAGCTCGATGAAGAAGATCTCATAGTGAAGCAAGTGACAAAGAAAGGGTTGGAAATAGCTGGAAACGAGTCCTATACGGTACTGTTAGATACAGTGTTAACGGAAGAACTGAAGCAAGAAGGCATAGCTCGGGAGCTCATACGTGCTGTGCAGCTTTATCGAAAAGAGTTACATTTACCTGTTGACCAACGTGTGTCCATTACGTTTGATGGGAGTGACAAGGTGAAGACTGTAATTACGTTATATCAGGAATTGTTGGAAACCAATTTGTTACTAAACGGCATCACATTTGGTGAAAAACCAGTCATGAAAACCGTTCAACTGAACGAAGAGAAAATACGTATCGGAATTGAATAA